A region from the Triticum urartu cultivar G1812 chromosome 1, Tu2.1, whole genome shotgun sequence genome encodes:
- the LOC125543076 gene encoding uncharacterized protein LOC125543076: MAHEQELILKFDTMVGEEREKKEPTNLFEGWSDEEKVSYMRQLEFNLPQYSEAPNLEDKEVPDSVIFDVTDPEKIQKNYVASIGHYRSWQYVGSDRRFEFGSKQRTFVTRSTGTFVFYYRYKHFLVGLIVDGQCGWVEGAITRNVRDGLESVLQFARKGSSPDYIRSARTYTLAYDGNYTKGENISKIKIGIWQLCNAIEGIGDFVPGKSKSEPDPMQWQILILYGPEAGRINYIFDRTKMSLSVDNGGHVAVKIPADLEPFVLNYLKLSKCGIAVLDGKEFFMSKERRQEVYTRFYWRF, from the exons ATGGCCCATGAACAGGAGCTGATCCTCAAGTTTGACACTATGGTCGGTGAGGAGCGTGAAAAAAAGGAGCCAACTAATCTTTTTGAGGGTTGGAGTGACGAGGAAAAGGTAAGCTATATGAGGCAGTTGGAATTCAATCTTCCACAATACAGTGAAGCACCTAATCTTGAAGACAAGGAAGTCCCG GATAGTGTAATTTTTGATGTCACAGATCCAGAGAAAATTCAGAAAAACTATGTTGCTTCAATTGGTCATTATAGATCCTGGCAATATGTTGGTTCCGACCGACGTTTTGAGTTTGGTTCAAAGCAACGCACGTTTGTGACCAGATCAACGGGAACATTTGTATTCTATTATAGATACAAACATTTTCTTGTTGGCTTGATCGTCGACGGACAATGTGGTTGGGTGGAAGGTGCCATAACCCGTAATGTTCGTGATGGCCTTGAGTCTGTGTTGCAATTTGCTAGAAAAGGATCTTCCCCAGATTATATCAGAAGTGCAAGAACATATACTCTTGCCTATGATGGGAATTATACAAAGGGTGAAAATATTTCAAAAATCAAAATTGGAATATGGCAGCTGTGTAATGCAATAGAGGGAATAGGAGATTTTGTTCCCGGAAAGAGCAAGTCTGAACCTGATCCTATGCAGTGGCAAATCTTGATTCTTTATGGTCCAGAAGCTGGAAGGATCAACTATATATTTGATCGGACAAAAATGTCTTTATCTGTTGACAATGGAGGGCATGTGGCAGTTAAGATTCCTGCTGATCTTGAGCCGTTTGTGCTGAACTATTTGAAACTTTCCAAATGTGGTATTGCTGTGCTTGATGGCAAGGAATTTTTCATGTCAAAGGAACGACGCCAAGAAGTTTATACCAGGTTTTATTGGCGGTTCTGA